A part of Petroclostridium xylanilyticum genomic DNA contains:
- the purN gene encoding phosphoribosylglycinamide formyltransferase — translation MLKIGVLVSGGGTNLQAIIDAIEDGTIKNGQIVTVVSSREGVYALERAKKHNIPHSVIPRKSFNTREAYDEALLGHMKQNKVDLIVMAGFLSIVGDKLINEYKDKIINVHPSLIPSFCGEGCYGLKVHEKALEYGVKVTGATVHFVNEITDGGAIILQKAVEVRQDDTPQTLQKRVMEEAEWKILPEAVNLFCEGKIRVEGRKVYILDK, via the coding sequence ATGCTGAAGATAGGAGTCCTGGTTTCCGGGGGTGGGACTAATTTACAGGCCATTATTGATGCTATTGAAGATGGGACTATTAAAAATGGTCAAATTGTAACGGTGGTTTCCAGCAGAGAAGGGGTCTATGCACTGGAACGGGCAAAAAAACATAATATCCCCCACAGTGTTATTCCCAGAAAAAGCTTTAATACCAGAGAAGCATATGATGAAGCCTTGCTTGGGCACATGAAGCAAAACAAGGTAGACCTTATTGTAATGGCAGGATTTCTATCCATTGTTGGAGATAAATTGATTAACGAGTATAAAGATAAAATCATAAATGTCCATCCGTCGTTAATTCCGTCATTTTGCGGCGAAGGATGCTACGGATTAAAGGTACATGAAAAAGCCCTGGAATATGGAGTAAAAGTTACCGGTGCGACCGTCCATTTTGTTAACGAAATTACCGATGGAGGCGCAATCATCCTCCAAAAGGCGGTGGAAGTAAGGCAGGACGATACGCCCCAAACACTTCAAAAACGGGTGATGGAAGAAGCTGAGTGGAAGATACTGCCCGAAGCGGTTAACCTTTTTTGCGAGGGGAAGATAAGGGTAGAAGGAAGAAAAGTATATATCTTGGATAAGTAG
- a CDS encoding type II toxin-antitoxin system RelE/ParE family toxin: protein MYELRYLPSARKDIYEIVFYIAEHLKTPKAAMDLVDALDKSIKRLQQFLYSCKVYQTSMVLEEEYRLLPVKNYAVFYVVKEQVVEIHRVVYAKMDITKVIK from the coding sequence ATGTATGAATTACGTTACCTTCCATCTGCAAGAAAAGATATATATGAAATTGTCTTTTATATAGCAGAACATTTAAAAACACCAAAAGCAGCAATGGATTTAGTAGATGCTCTTGATAAATCAATAAAAAGGCTTCAACAATTTCTATATTCATGCAAGGTATATCAAACATCAATGGTTTTAGAAGAAGAATATAGACTGTTACCAGTCAAAAATTATGCTGTTTTCTATGTGGTTAAAGAACAGGTTGTTGAAATTCATAGGGTTGTATATGCTAAGATGGATATAACCAAGGTTATAAAATGA
- a CDS encoding tyrosine-type recombinase/integrase has product MLNIQIGLNVIFQLFNSRIITIPPFLCTIIQDYVQKLYDYEPSDRLFPVTKYYLHHEMDRGCKKSKVKRIRIHDLRHSHASLLIEMGFSPLLISERLGHENIQTITNIFPSVSKQAWRSGTKTETIK; this is encoded by the coding sequence ATGCTAAATATTCAAATAGGTTTGAACGTTATCTTTCAATTATTCAATTCAAGAATAATAACAATACCACCTTTCCTATGTACCATAATCCAGGACTATGTTCAAAAACTATATGATTATGAACCAAGTGATAGATTGTTTCCAGTAACAAAGTATTATTTGCACCATGAAATGGATAGAGGATGCAAAAAATCAAAAGTCAAAAGAATCAGGATCCATGACTTGCGACATTCCCATGCATCCTTGCTGATAGAAATGGGATTTTCCCCCTTGCTTATATCAGAAAGACTTGGTCATGAGAACATCCAAACTATTACAAACATATTCCCATCTGTATCCAAACAAGCATGGAGAAGTGGCACAAAAACTGAAACAATTAAATAA
- a CDS encoding NCS2 family permease has protein sequence MDKFFRLKENNTNVKTEIIAGITTFITMAYIIFVNPTILTTPFADAEKATYWGSIFVATCVAAAIGTFMMGLYANLPFAQAPGMGLNAFFTFTIIIGMKYTFQQALAAVFISGIFFIIITLIGLREAIVQAVPQNIKYAITAGIGLFIALIGLVNGKIIVNSDATLVQIASFADVNSPDTKIAIVTVIGLIITGILLAYRVKGAILIGILLSTVIGIPFGVTDLSKFGIFSMPPSIAPTFLKMDFAGLLGADGKGIAGAIFAALTVIISFTMVDMFDTIGTLIGTGQKAGLLDKEGRLPRMEKALMADAIATTVGACLGTSTVTTYIESGAGIAEGGKTGLTSVVTGILFLAALFFSPLVGIVPGAATAPALIIVGVLMMGAIKYVEFDDISEALPAFLTIVMMPFTYSIATGIAAGLIVYPIVKVLTGKAKDVHPIVYILAVLFILRFSILPH, from the coding sequence ATGGACAAGTTTTTTAGATTAAAGGAAAACAACACAAATGTAAAAACAGAAATTATTGCTGGTATTACTACTTTTATTACAATGGCGTATATTATTTTTGTAAATCCTACCATTCTGACAACCCCCTTTGCTGATGCCGAAAAAGCAACATACTGGGGAAGCATTTTTGTAGCTACATGTGTTGCTGCAGCGATCGGTACTTTTATGATGGGATTATATGCAAATTTACCCTTTGCTCAGGCACCAGGGATGGGATTGAATGCTTTCTTCACTTTTACAATTATTATAGGAATGAAATATACTTTCCAGCAGGCGTTGGCTGCAGTATTTATTTCAGGTATCTTTTTTATCATCATAACATTGATAGGTTTGAGAGAGGCAATTGTGCAAGCGGTTCCTCAAAATATAAAATATGCAATTACAGCAGGAATAGGACTTTTTATTGCACTGATAGGTCTGGTAAACGGAAAAATTATTGTTAACAGTGATGCGACTCTTGTTCAGATTGCAAGTTTTGCAGACGTAAATAGTCCTGATACAAAAATAGCCATTGTTACAGTCATTGGTCTTATTATTACCGGTATATTGCTGGCTTACAGGGTGAAAGGCGCAATACTGATAGGTATTCTTTTAAGTACCGTAATTGGTATACCATTTGGGGTTACTGATCTTTCTAAGTTTGGTATTTTCTCAATGCCTCCAAGTATTGCTCCAACATTCTTAAAGATGGACTTTGCCGGATTATTAGGTGCTGATGGAAAGGGGATTGCGGGAGCAATCTTTGCTGCACTTACAGTGATTATATCCTTTACCATGGTTGATATGTTTGACACTATAGGGACATTAATAGGTACTGGCCAAAAGGCTGGTCTTTTAGATAAAGAAGGAAGATTGCCAAGAATGGAAAAAGCACTTATGGCAGATGCGATTGCTACAACAGTAGGTGCATGTCTTGGAACTTCAACTGTTACAACATATATTGAAAGTGGTGCCGGTATTGCAGAAGGAGGAAAAACCGGTTTGACATCTGTTGTTACTGGTATTTTATTCCTTGCCGCACTGTTCTTTTCCCCATTGGTTGGAATAGTGCCTGGTGCTGCTACAGCTCCTGCTTTAATCATTGTTGGCGTTCTCATGATGGGTGCAATCAAGTATGTTGAATTTGATGATATTAGTGAGGCTTTGCCGGCATTTTTGACTATTGTAATGATGCCGTTTACTTACAGTATTGCTACCGGTATCGCGGCAGGCTTAATTGTATACCCTATAGTAAAGGTTCTCACAGGAAAAGCTAAAGATGTGCATCCTATTGTATATATATTGGCGGTATTATTTATCTTAAGATTCTCAATCCTGCCGCATTAA
- a CDS encoding type II toxin-antitoxin system HicB family antitoxin, which translates to MSNMAAKTRKWDDIHKNLDALTQEDREEIDCNIKAIDKTMIKFTYLAVFEPTETGYSVYFPDLPGCVSCGENFEEAQKQAAEALGLHIYGMEKDGDEIPVPSKTPQVDPETASGYIVKPVTAIVDWDSDFTKLSHSERERLAKADKEIEDGETVDHSEINWS; encoded by the coding sequence ATGAGTAATATGGCTGCGAAAACAAGAAAATGGGACGATATTCATAAAAACCTCGATGCACTAACACAAGAAGATAGGGAAGAGATAGACTGCAATATCAAAGCTATTGATAAAACAATGATTAAGTTTACTTATTTAGCTGTATTTGAACCAACTGAAACAGGCTATAGTGTATACTTTCCTGATCTTCCGGGTTGCGTGAGTTGTGGAGAGAATTTTGAAGAGGCACAGAAGCAGGCTGCTGAAGCATTAGGTTTGCATATTTATGGTATGGAAAAGGATGGGGATGAAATACCGGTTCCATCTAAAACACCTCAGGTGGATCCCGAAACAGCATCTGGGTATATTGTAAAGCCTGTTACAGCTATTGTTGACTGGGATAGCGATTTTACTAAATTATCACATTCGGAAAGAGAGAGATTAGCCAAGGCTGATAAAGAAATTGAGGACGGTGAAACAGTTGACCATAGTGAGATTAACTGGAGCTAA
- the purM gene encoding phosphoribosylformylglycinamidine cyclo-ligase — protein MNAYKAAGVDVEAGYEAVRLMKQHVSKTFIPGVLSNIGGFGGLFEIDKNSYSNPVLVSGTDGVGTKLKIAFIMDKHDTVGQDCVAMCVNDIACSGAKPLFFLDYLAVGKNKPEKVAEIVKGVADGCILAGCALIGGETAEMPGFYPEGEYDLAGFSVGIVDKDKIIDGSRAKKGDALIGLASSGIHSNGYSLVRKLFNLNGNDDDKKLNSYVESLGCTVGEELLKPTRIYVKVLHELIERFSINAVSHITGGGFIENIPRMLPENLRARVNKGTWEVLPIFKMLQSLGNIAERDMFNTFNMGIGMVLAVDSCQADQVIQYLKEKDESAFIIGEVIEEDNGVDIC, from the coding sequence ATGAACGCATATAAAGCAGCTGGAGTAGATGTTGAAGCAGGATATGAAGCAGTCCGTTTAATGAAGCAGCACGTTTCCAAAACCTTTATTCCGGGGGTGCTATCTAATATTGGAGGTTTTGGAGGACTTTTTGAAATAGATAAAAATAGTTATAGCAATCCTGTGCTGGTTTCAGGAACCGATGGTGTAGGAACTAAGTTAAAGATTGCCTTTATTATGGATAAACATGACACGGTAGGGCAGGACTGTGTTGCAATGTGTGTAAATGATATTGCCTGTTCCGGGGCTAAGCCCCTGTTTTTCCTTGACTATCTTGCAGTTGGAAAAAACAAGCCAGAGAAGGTAGCAGAAATAGTGAAAGGTGTAGCGGATGGATGTATTCTGGCAGGATGTGCCCTAATTGGTGGAGAAACTGCAGAGATGCCCGGATTTTATCCGGAAGGGGAATATGATTTAGCCGGATTTTCAGTAGGAATTGTAGATAAAGACAAGATCATTGACGGTTCACGTGCAAAAAAGGGTGACGCTTTGATAGGACTTGCGTCTTCGGGAATACACAGCAACGGATATTCATTAGTAAGAAAATTATTTAACCTTAACGGGAACGATGATGATAAAAAATTAAACAGCTATGTAGAATCATTAGGATGTACAGTAGGAGAAGAACTTCTTAAACCTACACGAATTTACGTAAAAGTATTACATGAACTGATAGAAAGGTTTTCAATAAACGCAGTATCACATATTACTGGTGGTGGATTTATTGAAAATATTCCAAGAATGTTACCGGAAAACTTAAGGGCCAGGGTAAACAAAGGTACCTGGGAAGTGCTGCCTATCTTCAAAATGCTTCAAAGCTTAGGCAATATTGCTGAAAGAGATATGTTCAATACCTTCAATATGGGGATTGGAATGGTATTGGCAGTTGATAGTTGTCAGGCTGACCAGGTGATACAATACTTAAAAGAAAAAGATGAGTCTGCATTCATCATTGGAGAAGTGATTGAAGAAGACAACGGGGTGGATATATGCTGA
- the purF gene encoding amidophosphoribosyltransferase: MNRYIDFNWRLDKLNEECGVFGIYDNDGHDCARLTYYGLYALQHRGQESCGIAVNDDGTIIYHKDMGLVPEVFNDVILNHLKGQIAVGHVRYSTTGASLRENAQPLVTKYVKGTLTVAHNGNLVNAAEIRSELEKSGAIFQTTIDSEVIAYLIARERVRCGSIEDAVAQMMKQVRGSYSLVVMSPRKLIGARDPYGIRPLSIGKLENSYILASETCALDSINAEFVRDVEPGEVVVIDKNGLRSLKSNCIGRSNLCIFEFIYFARPDSIIEGASVYETRKEAGRILAKEHPVEADLVIGVPDSGVSAAVGYAEESGIPYGEGLIKNRYIGRTFIQPEQSQREKGVKIKLNVLKSSVEGKRIVMVDDSIVRGTTSGRIVQMLKDAGAKEVHMRISSPPFKWPCYFGTDIPSRKQLVASTHSIEEIRQIVGADSLGYLSIEGLSKMAIGARCGFCKACFSGEYPMEVPVEEDKMKFGRG, translated from the coding sequence ATGAATAGATATATTGATTTCAATTGGCGATTAGATAAACTGAATGAAGAATGTGGCGTGTTTGGTATTTATGACAATGATGGTCATGATTGCGCCCGCCTTACCTATTATGGGTTGTATGCTCTCCAGCACCGTGGACAGGAGAGCTGCGGAATAGCAGTAAATGATGACGGCACCATCATTTATCATAAGGACATGGGATTGGTCCCGGAAGTATTTAATGATGTTATCCTTAACCACCTTAAAGGACAAATTGCAGTGGGGCATGTAAGATATTCCACTACCGGGGCAAGTCTGAGGGAAAATGCTCAGCCGCTTGTAACAAAGTATGTTAAAGGTACTCTAACAGTTGCACATAACGGCAACCTGGTAAATGCAGCCGAAATAAGGTCGGAATTAGAAAAAAGCGGTGCAATTTTTCAAACTACCATTGATTCTGAGGTTATTGCATACTTGATTGCACGGGAACGTGTAAGGTGTGGTTCCATTGAAGATGCGGTAGCCCAGATGATGAAGCAGGTAAGGGGCTCCTATTCTCTTGTAGTGATGAGCCCGCGAAAGTTAATAGGGGCGAGGGATCCTTATGGTATCCGTCCTTTAAGTATTGGAAAACTTGAAAATTCCTATATATTGGCTTCCGAGACATGTGCCCTTGATTCCATCAATGCAGAGTTTGTAAGGGATGTTGAGCCGGGAGAAGTTGTTGTAATAGACAAAAATGGTCTTCGTTCTCTTAAATCAAATTGTATTGGGAGATCGAATTTGTGTATATTTGAGTTCATCTATTTTGCAAGACCGGATAGTATTATTGAAGGAGCAAGTGTATATGAAACAAGAAAAGAAGCCGGAAGGATACTTGCAAAAGAACATCCTGTAGAGGCTGACCTGGTTATTGGGGTTCCTGATTCCGGGGTTTCGGCAGCTGTCGGGTACGCTGAGGAATCGGGTATTCCCTATGGAGAAGGTTTGATTAAGAACCGATATATCGGAAGAACCTTTATACAACCTGAACAAAGTCAGCGGGAAAAGGGAGTAAAGATAAAGCTTAATGTTCTAAAAAGCAGTGTAGAAGGGAAAAGAATTGTCATGGTAGATGATTCTATCGTAAGGGGGACCACGAGCGGCAGGATTGTCCAGATGCTAAAAGATGCCGGAGCAAAAGAGGTTCATATGCGAATAAGTTCGCCGCCATTTAAGTGGCCCTGTTACTTTGGTACAGATATCCCTTCCAGGAAACAGCTTGTAGCTTCCACCCACTCCATAGAAGAAATCAGACAGATCGTTGGCGCTGACAGCCTTGGTTATTTGAGCATAGAGGGGTTGTCTAAAATGGCAATTGGTGCCAGATGCGGATTTTGTAAGGCTTGTTTTTCGGGAGAATATCCTATGGAAGTTCCTGTTGAGGAAGACAAGATGAAATTTGGGAGGGGGTAG
- the purC gene encoding phosphoribosylaminoimidazolesuccinocarboxamide synthase gives MKKLEMLYEGKAKKVYKTDNPDMYIVEYKDDATAFNGLKKGTIQDKGIMNNKISNHMFKLLEKEGVPTHYVEEISDRETIVKKVEIVPIEVIVRNIAAGSLSKRLGLEEGTKLHSTVLEYCYKNDELGDPMINDYHIYALQLATKEELDKIANIAFKVNEVLSNYLKDLGIELIDFKLEFGRYKGDIILADEISPDTCRFWDSKTKEKLDKDRFRRDLGNVEDAYKEVLKRLMGE, from the coding sequence ATGAAAAAGTTAGAAATGCTTTATGAGGGAAAAGCAAAGAAAGTATATAAAACGGATAATCCGGATATGTATATTGTTGAGTACAAAGATGATGCTACAGCTTTTAATGGCTTAAAAAAGGGAACTATACAGGATAAGGGGATCATGAACAACAAGATTTCAAATCATATGTTCAAGCTTCTTGAAAAAGAAGGAGTTCCTACCCATTATGTAGAAGAAATAAGTGATAGGGAAACAATTGTTAAGAAGGTTGAGATTGTTCCTATTGAAGTAATTGTTAGAAACATTGCCGCAGGAAGTCTGTCCAAACGTTTGGGATTAGAAGAAGGTACAAAGCTTCATTCAACAGTTTTGGAATACTGTTATAAGAATGATGAACTGGGAGATCCCATGATTAACGATTATCACATCTATGCACTACAGCTTGCAACTAAAGAAGAACTGGACAAGATTGCCAATATCGCTTTTAAAGTAAATGAAGTATTGTCTAATTATCTAAAAGATTTAGGAATTGAATTAATAGACTTCAAATTAGAGTTTGGCAGATACAAAGGAGACATTATTCTGGCAGATGAAATATCTCCTGACACCTGCCGTTTCTGGGATTCAAAGACCAAAGAAAAACTGGATAAGGACAGGTTCAGAAGAGACCTTGGAAACGTAGAAGATGCGTATAAGGAAGTTCTTAAGAGATTAATGGGGGAGTAA
- a CDS encoding helix-turn-helix domain-containing protein — translation MINCNLRIIMAKQKLNINQVAEITGLSQPTVSKLYNNEPQDVKTAKLETIDKLCAALECQPGDLIEYIPEEGTEEK, via the coding sequence ATGATAAACTGCAACTTACGAATAATAATGGCAAAACAAAAATTAAATATAAATCAAGTAGCTGAGATAACAGGCTTGTCACAACCAACAGTGTCAAAGCTTTATAATAATGAACCTCAAGATGTAAAAACTGCAAAATTAGAAACTATTGATAAATTGTGTGCTGCGTTAGAGTGCCAACCAGGCGATTTAATAGAGTATATACCTGAAGAAGGGACGGAGGAGAAATGA
- the purE gene encoding 5-(carboxyamino)imidazole ribonucleotide mutase — translation MSINKKPKVAIVMGSDSDFPILKNCIKVLKHFDVEVDVNVISAHRTPYRAEEFAKNAEANGIDVIIGAAGKAAHLPGVLAAFTTLPVIGLPIKSSTLDGLDSLLSIVQMPKGIPVATVAIDGADNAAILAVQILSLAYEDLKTKLKAFKIDMARQVEEKDAQIKEEVSKL, via the coding sequence ATGAGTATTAACAAAAAACCAAAAGTAGCTATTGTCATGGGAAGTGATTCAGACTTTCCTATATTAAAAAATTGTATTAAAGTTCTCAAACACTTTGATGTGGAAGTTGATGTCAATGTCATCTCGGCACACCGCACACCTTATAGGGCAGAAGAATTTGCGAAAAATGCAGAAGCCAATGGCATTGACGTAATCATTGGTGCTGCCGGTAAAGCTGCTCATCTGCCTGGAGTTCTTGCTGCTTTCACAACACTTCCTGTAATTGGTCTGCCCATCAAGTCTTCAACATTGGACGGCTTAGATTCTTTGCTATCAATTGTGCAAATGCCAAAAGGTATTCCTGTTGCTACTGTAGCAATAGATGGGGCAGATAATGCTGCCATACTGGCAGTTCAAATTCTTTCCCTGGCCTATGAAGACTTAAAAACAAAGCTCAAAGCTTTTAAGATAGATATGGCAAGGCAAGTAGAAGAAAAAGATGCACAAATAAAAGAGGAGGTTTCAAAACTATGA
- a CDS encoding type II toxin-antitoxin system Phd/YefM family antitoxin — protein sequence MPHIRPVSDLRNNFADISRIVHETAEPVFLTKNGYGDMVVMSMEAYEKFKLDIMIYEKLKEAALEAKTTDVRYSHEEVFADLREKLKEKVEADNV from the coding sequence ATGCCACATATCAGACCAGTTTCAGATTTAAGAAATAACTTTGCTGATATATCAAGGATTGTTCATGAAACAGCAGAACCAGTTTTTTTGACCAAGAATGGTTATGGTGATATGGTTGTAATGAGCATGGAAGCTTATGAAAAGTTTAAATTGGATATTATGATTTATGAAAAATTGAAAGAAGCTGCACTTGAAGCTAAAACAACTGATGTAAGATATTCTCATGAAGAAGTTTTTGCAGATTTAAGAGAAAAGCTTAAAGAAAAGGTAGAAGCAGATAATGTATGA